Within the Gracilinema caldarium DSM 7334 genome, the region GGCTGCATTCTTATCAGAGGCCTTTTCCAGCTTATCTGCAAATTCTGAAAGCACCTGGGCCACCGCGGTATTAAGGTAGGTATTCGGAGTTGCAATAGATTGGGATGAACCGACCATACGGAATTCGAACTTATTCCCTGTAAAGGCAAAGGGGCTTGTTCGGTTTCTGTCTGAAACGTCCTTTGGTAAAGTGGGCAGAGAAGTTACACCGAGCTTAATCCGTTCCATGCCGGTACTCTTGCTGACAGGTTTCCCATCGGCAATACTGTCAAAGATTTCTGTAAGAGGTCCGCCAAAGAATACAGAAATAATTGCAGGAGGTGCTTCGTTAGCCCCAAGCCGGTGATCGTTTCCTGCAGTAGCTGCAGAGGAGCGAAGGAGCAAGGCATAACGATCTACAGCTTCAACCACTGCGGCGGTAAAAAGAAGAAACCGTGCGTTGGATTCTGGATTTTCACCGGGATCCAGGAGGTTAATCCCATCATCGGTGGACATGGACCAGTTATTATGCTTACCCGAACCATTAACCCCAGCAAAGGGTTTTTCATGGAGCAGGGCTTCCATGCCATGGCGGCGGGCTACCTTCTTAATGGTTTCCATAACTAGCTGGTTACTGTCGACCGCTACGTTAGTAGTAGAGAAGATCGGTGCAATTTCAAACTGATTTGGAGCTACCTCATTGTGCTGGGTCTTGGCAGCAACCCCTACCTTCCAGAGTTCTGTATTGAGTTCCCGCATGAACATGGCAACCCGTTCTTTAATAGCTCCGAAGTAGTGGTCTTCCAACTCCTGGCCTTTTGCTGGCATGGAACCGAATACGGTGCGTCCGGTAAGCATGAGGTCCGGCCTTTCATCAAAATACTTTTTATCGACCAGAAAATATTCCTGTTCAGGACCAACGGTGGTGATTACCTGTTTTGCTGTTGTATTACCCAACGCTCGAAGGATGCGGATCGCCTGTTTATTCAGAGCATTCATGGACCTTAAGAGGGGAACCTTCTTATCAAGAGCATGCCCATAGTAGCTGAAGAAAGCCGTAGGGATGCAGAGGGTGGTTCCTGTAGGGTCCTGCTTAAGGAAAGCAGGGCTCGTAACATCCCAGGCAGTGTAACCCCGGGCTTCGAAGGTAGCCCTGAGGCCTCCAGAGGGGAAACTCGACGCATCGGGTTCGCCCTTAATGAGTTCTTTACCTGAGAATTCCATGAGTACCTTTCCGTCACTGGTTGGTGCGATGAACGAATCATGTTTTTCAGCGGTTAAGCCCGTGAGAGGATGAAACCAGTGGGTATAGTGGGTGGCTCCTTTTTCCAGAGCCCAGTCCCGCATTGCAGCGGCCACTACTTCGGCAACCTCAAGGCTCAGTTCCTTTTCTCCTGCCTGGACTGCGAGAATTTCTTTATAGATGCTTTTTGGCAGTCGTTCCCGCATGACCGAATTGGAAAAACAGTTGGTTCCATAGAGGCTCGGTACGGAAGTTTCAATAAAATTAATGCTTTCGCTCATAGTTCGCTCCTTGCGATTACTAGAATATTGACCTATGAGAACCACTAACACCTACAGTGATGAGCGGCACCCATATAATTGCTAGCAAATAACATGCCAACTATTGTTACAATTTGCATTTCAAAATATTTTATTACAATACAATATTTTATAAAAAACCGCAGTAGGATTACTGCGGGTCTGAGCTACATCCATGTAAGAAACAGTCGTATTTCATACATTTATGTAGGTCTATACAAATCTATTATTTTTACAAGCAACCTGGTGAGCCTTCATGAAGTTCACCAGGTTATGTACACAGCCTTATCCTATGGCAGCTGAACCGGTTTCCCCGGTTCTGATTCGGATGCATTCTTCGAGGGGAAGAATGAAGATCTTTCCATCCCCGATTTCTCCCGTCCTGGCTCCTCGGATTATGGCATCAATGGTCGGCTTTACAAAGCTGTCATTCACCGCAATCTCAATTCTAACCTTTTTAAGCAGGTTCACTTCGATATCCACACCACGATAGGATTCATGAAAGCCCTTCTGCTGGCCACACCCCATGGCATTGGTGACAGAGATTTTATAAATCTCAGACCGATATAATTCCTGCTTCACCTCATTGAGCTTATGGGGCTGAATATATGCAATAATCAATTTCATTTCGTGATCCTCCACTACATATTGCTGAAGATCTGGAAGCCCGAATAGGCCTCTGCCTTGTGTTCGGTAATATCAAGGCCCATAAGTTCTTCCTTCTCAGTAACCCGTAGCCCTACTACTGCCTTAATTGCCAAGAAGAGCAACAAACTCAAAACACTTGCCCACAGCCCCACGGTAAGTACGCCAAGGGCCTGTACACCGAGTTGATGGAATCCACCGCCATGGAGCACACCAACGGCAACTCCGTCCACATTGCCCCAGATACCGACTGCAAGAGTCCCAAAGACTCCGTTTACCATGTGGACCGATACGGCACCAACAGGATCGTCAATTTTGAGAACCTTGTCGATAAACTCGACGGAAAGGACCACCAGTAAGCCCGCTAAGAGTCCAATTACCACAGCGGCTCCAGGAGATACGACTGCACAAGGTGCAGTAATTGCCACAAGCCCAGCCAATACACCGTTCATGGTCATGGATGCATCGGGCTTTTTGAACCAGAACCAGGAAACTATCATAGCAGCGACTGCCCCAGCTGAAGCCGCAAGGGTAGTTGTAACTGCTACGCGGGCTATATCGGTACTAATACCGGATAAGGTCGATCCAGGGTTAAAACCATACCAGCCAAACCAGAGGATGAAAACACCCAAAGCAGCCAGTGGTATGTTGTGTCCCGGCAAGGCTTTTACCACAACCTTTCCTTCTGCTTTTACATATTTCCCAGTTCTCGGCCCAAGCACAATCGCACCCATGAGGGCTGCCCAACCACCAACTGAATGAACTACGGTTGAACCAGCAAAATCATGGAAACCAAGCTCAGAGAGCCAGCCCCCTCCCCAAATCCAGTGACCAGACACAGGATAAATGAGGGCAGATATAAAGACGGTATAAATCAAATATGACTTAAACTGGGTCCGTTCTGCCATAGCTCCTGAAACGATGGTTGCTGCGGTAGCCGCAAAGACAACCTGGAAGAACCAGTCTCGGTAAAAGGTAGGATCTCCCATGGGCCCTTTAAAAAAGTCAGAAAAACCAATAAGGCCTCCCAGCTTATCAGCCCCATACATGAACCCCCAGCCAATCATCCAGAATGCAATGGAACCTAAGCAAAAGTCCATCAGGTTCTTCATGATGATATTGGTGGCATTCTTTGCCCTGGTCAGGCCTGTTTCTACCAGAGCGAAACCTGCCTGCATGAAGAAAACCAGCGCACCGGTCAGCACCAGCCATATCATATCCATGGCGGCAGTGATGGATTCGATACTTTCTTCTGCGAAACCTGCAACAGTCACCAAGAAGAAAAGCACCGCCAGAAACAGCATCTGCTTTTTCACCTATTGTTCCTCCTAAAAGGTGGTATACCAATACAAAGCAGATACTATGCCAATTTAGAAAAAAAAAGACACATTTTTGTATGTCCAACCAACTACATTTGGATACGCAAATTATATAATTATATAATATAATGATTTAATAATTCTTCAACTGTTTTTTAAATGATTAAAATAGTTTGAAACAAGAGCTGATAGCAAATAATAATGAAAACAAGCATTCGTATTTCCTACATTTTTGTTATTATTAAAATTAATACCTACATATTTGTAGTTCTATACATTTTCCAGGGGATAGCATAGTGATGCACCCGCAGTCCCATCTGCCGTTCTGTAATACCAAGCCGCCGAGCGGCGGCGGCCATATTACCGCCGGTAATCTTAAGAGCTTCGATGATAAGTTCCTTTTCTAGTCGCGACAGAGCTGCCTCAAGGGTTGTGGTTGGCTCCGTTTGGGTAGACTGGGCAGACTGGAGGCTTGGGGGTAAATGATAGGAATGAATTACATTATCGG harbors:
- a CDS encoding P-II family nitrogen regulator, with product MKLIIAYIQPHKLNEVKQELYRSEIYKISVTNAMGCGQQKGFHESYRGVDIEVNLLKKVRIEIAVNDSFVKPTIDAIIRGARTGEIGDGKIFILPLEECIRIRTGETGSAAIG
- a CDS encoding ammonium transporter, which encodes MKKQMLFLAVLFFLVTVAGFAEESIESITAAMDMIWLVLTGALVFFMQAGFALVETGLTRAKNATNIIMKNLMDFCLGSIAFWMIGWGFMYGADKLGGLIGFSDFFKGPMGDPTFYRDWFFQVVFAATAATIVSGAMAERTQFKSYLIYTVFISALIYPVSGHWIWGGGWLSELGFHDFAGSTVVHSVGGWAALMGAIVLGPRTGKYVKAEGKVVVKALPGHNIPLAALGVFILWFGWYGFNPGSTLSGISTDIARVAVTTTLAASAGAVAAMIVSWFWFKKPDASMTMNGVLAGLVAITAPCAVVSPGAAVVIGLLAGLLVVLSVEFIDKVLKIDDPVGAVSVHMVNGVFGTLAVGIWGNVDGVAVGVLHGGGFHQLGVQALGVLTVGLWASVLSLLLFLAIKAVVGLRVTEKEELMGLDITEHKAEAYSGFQIFSNM
- a CDS encoding glutamine synthetase III; the encoded protein is MSESINFIETSVPSLYGTNCFSNSVMRERLPKSIYKEILAVQAGEKELSLEVAEVVAAAMRDWALEKGATHYTHWFHPLTGLTAEKHDSFIAPTSDGKVLMEFSGKELIKGEPDASSFPSGGLRATFEARGYTAWDVTSPAFLKQDPTGTTLCIPTAFFSYYGHALDKKVPLLRSMNALNKQAIRILRALGNTTAKQVITTVGPEQEYFLVDKKYFDERPDLMLTGRTVFGSMPAKGQELEDHYFGAIKERVAMFMRELNTELWKVGVAAKTQHNEVAPNQFEIAPIFSTTNVAVDSNQLVMETIKKVARRHGMEALLHEKPFAGVNGSGKHNNWSMSTDDGINLLDPGENPESNARFLLFTAAVVEAVDRYALLLRSSAATAGNDHRLGANEAPPAIISVFFGGPLTEIFDSIADGKPVSKSTGMERIKLGVTSLPTLPKDVSDRNRTSPFAFTGNKFEFRMVGSSQSIATPNTYLNTAVAQVLSEFADKLEKASDKNAAIEAIVKESYAKHRRVVFNGNGYSEEWVKEAERRGLPNVRATVDVLPVLVQPEIIALFETHQILTKEEIESRYHIYLERYSKQINIEAGVMISMVRRSIFPGVSAYAGALARDAASLAAIGAVSAPQEKKAKRIAELLNEINEDTDKLEKVLTEAQETEDAFIQAKAYREKVVSQMGVLRGKVDALEKIVDKKAWPFPGYEELLFTL